The following proteins are co-located in the Vigna angularis cultivar LongXiaoDou No.4 chromosome 2, ASM1680809v1, whole genome shotgun sequence genome:
- the LOC128195450 gene encoding type IV inositol polyphosphate 5-phosphatase 6-like yields MYKYSTNSDRYVGDDMHPKEKRRTPAWCDRILWYGEGLHQLSYVRGESKFSDHRPVYGIFWAEVESAHRRLKKTMSCSRSRIEVEELLPYSGGYTELSFF; encoded by the exons ATGTACAAGTATTCAACTAATTCAGATAGATATGTTGGAGATGATATGCACCCCAAAGAAAAAAGGAGAACCCCTGCTTG gtGTGACCGTATTTTGTGGTATGGAGAAGGTCTACATCAGTTATCGTATGTCCGTGGTGAATCAAAGTTTTCAGATCACAGACCTGTCTATGGCATATTTTGGGCTGAGGTTGAGTCAGCTCATCGTAGATTGAAGAAAACTATGAGTTGTTCTCGTTCCAGAATTGAGGTGGAGGAACTTCTGCCATATTCCGGTGGATATACTGAACTGAGTTTTTTCTAA